In a genomic window of Phragmites australis chromosome 14, lpPhrAust1.1, whole genome shotgun sequence:
- the LOC133890245 gene encoding uncharacterized protein LOC133890245, whose protein sequence is MLGSTREVIERLEAAVAAKRVELARDRAALVEERGQLEEVSRLLEARIASARATHEREMRAVAEEWEALEEVRDEAVAMQEEASRLEQASRRRATELLAQERLVRAQEEAIGQREKSVETTRVDLAHRSDELKRGRAEVHRREEEVAIHETDIDITATAQDSREEQIARREAEAASALAALTAQEELAAKWEA, encoded by the coding sequence ATGCTTGGAAgcacccgggaggtgatcgagcggctggaggcggccgtggcagcGAAGCGAGTAGAGCTCGCAAGGGACCGTGCTGCCCTCGTCGAAGAGAGGGGGCAGCTAGAAGAGGTGAGTCGGCTCctggaggcccgcatcgcctcggcccgcgcaaCCCACGAGAGGGAAATGCGCGCGGTGGCCGAGGAGTGGGAGGCATTGGAGGAGGTACGCGATGAAGCTGTTGCCATGCAGGAGGAGGCCAGCCGCTTGGAGCAAGCATCACGGCGGCGGGCCACGGAGCTGCTTGCTCAGGAGCGGTTGGTCCGTGCTCAGGAAGAGGCAATCGGCCAGCGCGAGAAGTCTGTGGAGACCACCCGGGTAGACTTAGCCCACCGGAGCGACGAGCTCAAGCGTGGTCGCGCCGAAGTCCACcgacgggaggaggaggtcgcgatccACGAGACTGACATCGATATCACAGCGACGGCTCAGGACtcccgggaggagcagattgCAAGGCGCGAAGCGGAGGCTGCCTCGGCGTTGGCAGCCCTTACTGCTCAGGAGGAGCTGGCCGCCAAATGGGAGGCCTAG